Within the Gossypium raimondii isolate GPD5lz chromosome 12, ASM2569854v1, whole genome shotgun sequence genome, the region CATGCTTCTacaaatgaataattaattagaataaattacTTGAGGAGAATCTTCTTCAATCCTTCAACAACAACTTCAGCTGAATGCTTTGCCATTTGGGCGCTTTCcttctaaaaaacataaatatttgaGTCAGCAAATTTTCACAAGCATGAGGAGGTTGGAGCAAGAGCAAGAAAGTTacttgcatgcatgcatgcatgaaatttgTACGTTCATGCAGCATATATACagttttaagaagaaaaaaaaaactttaaaatcaaatatatatatcgatAAAAAAAACATCAACTAACCTTTTCCTAAAGATATTAGCTCTTAAACTTTTACGATAAAACAGGAAGATATGATGTTTGATGCAGTTCCAAAGGCACAGATATGCTATTTATAGGCGGAGTAGTTCAAGGGTTGTAAAAGAAGACATCAttcaaagtaaaaaagaaaagtcGCTCTTTGTAATAAATAACTGTTGTCACACGGTTTTAGTGACACGGCAATTTACTTTTAGGTACAAAAGCTGACACCCCtttgccattttttttttcaccaaCAACCAATCTTGGAATTTTTTAAACCTAACCTTGTCacgatttaattgttttttaattaaccTTTCCACTACgtcttaaatttcaatttcaatcacaGATCATACTTGCTAAAAGTAATGAGCTTTGAaccaattaatattaatttgagGAAATAGCTGTAATTATTGGCATCAACTTTTAATTAAGAAAGAGTTATCAAACGTGCACtaactaaaagaaattaaaatttaaaagttgtaaaagaataaaggaccaaagataaaattatatattttttcaaaaaagctcACGTTGATAAATTACCTATTATTTACTTGCAATGAAGAAATGTAGTAGTTGGTCGGtcttttcatattcatttctttatcaatatAGAAGAATATTTGGTATTGAAATATGAAAGTTGATCTCCGCAACCATTTGTAATTAAAGCAATTATCAATATAGAGTTTGGAGTGCTATCCTTGACATTACTAGCTACGACTTTTGCTTATTAATGGTAATATAGGAAAAAGATTTTTATACTCTATAGTTTGGATACAGATGAAACATTGAAATCATCCAAGTCTAATATTATAAGCATGGGGGTGGTATACGTTGAATGAGAAAAGGTAACTTTTGACTGTCCGTGACTCCAAATTTCCACCTCTCAACTTTGGGGAAAAAAAATTAGGCAATGACTTCAAATATCAGAATAACTTAATTACtagattaagaaaaaaaattatattaatccaaaTATACAACaagtttgaattatttaagCATGATTATGTGTTTTCCAATGGAAAAAGTTGACCCattttcaagatttttaaaataaaataaattaatttagatttattatttattttaaggataaacaagcaattatttattttgaaccaaaaaaaagtttgaagaaattatatatcactagAATCTTGACCACGCGCAGCATGTGTCTTGACTTGAAACCATTGATTGCAAATTCTATTTGTAGTCCACGTGCTAGGCACGATCTTGGTCAGAATAAAGAGctttaaattgggtttaattcagtttaaatttaaattaaataattataaactaatttaatatcaaaattttattgttaatactTTCTTTTTAGAACagtaaaatatgatatttgagTAAATTATATGAATGACTTATagatgaaaaagtgaaattaatattttaatatactagATTGAATTGatacttcaaattttgattaagaaaaacatttaatttatctACATATTGTTGCATCTGAAATCAATGAACTTGGtacgtaaaaattataaaattatttgcatGAATTGCGagtaaaaagaaagtaaaatgaattgCAGCATTAACAATGTCATAggaatacaattttatattattattttagaaaaaacaaaaacacaactGCATTAAAAAAAACGAAAAGGGAAAAAACTACAGATAAATTATTGGTGGAGATGTAGTAAAGGAGACATTCTCAGtagcttaaattaaatttcagatAATGCATGGGGCAAAAGGGCCTTATTGTGGGTGGCATGGTTTGGTACACATCTTCCATTGCTCAAAGTCTCCATTAACAAAATCATAGTAACCTCCTCTTAGTGTCAATGTTCCATTCACCACTGCACTCCTCACAAATGGATATGTGAGTAGATTTCCCATCGAGTTCTTCACTGATTcctgcatatatatatatataaatcttaaTTCGCTTTCAACGTAAACCACctcaaagtttaaaaatattagtttttatacACTAAGTTGGTGCATGCCTAACAAGTTATACCTTTTCGCAAAGCGTTATTTGTTGTTCGCAAGGCAGGTCACCAGCTTCTTCCAGTACCTTTTTCTTTGCTGGCAAACCAATTTTCACCCACTCATCAATGAAGTCACTGCACAGttcatccaaaaataaaatattttatattttgtttaaaaattggTGGCTTTTTTTTCCTCATATTTAGCAATAATAGCTTACTATGTTTGAGTTTGATCTGGAAGACTCATAAGCCTCTTTATGCCACCACAACTGCTATGTCCCATTATCAATATGTTGTCCACCTGTGAAATATAAATAGTGGTCGTCTTGTTGCTTTTTATTACATGACAAGAAAAATTGAACTGGTATGTCACTGAGAAATGAAGATTTCATACCTGAAGTTCTTTAACTGCATACTCGATGACTGAACCAATTTCAGTGTGTCTCAACTGTGCAATAAGTATATATAAACAGGTAATTAGCTTCCTAAGCAAATAAACCATAAGGTCTTTTAATGACTTAAAActtggtaaaaatattatagagtACTTTGTGCTAAGAATTGAATtacattttctctctctatTGAAAGATATTGAGAAAACTAGTAACAAGGAGCAAATTAATATTTctgtaaaaatttcatttatttttatagttaaaatcgACAACTATATGTTAGCAAGAGTTACCATGGCACGCCATGTGTAACTATCTGATTTTTTAGTCATCTacactaatttttaacaataaaaatggatgaaatttttaagagtaataatcaatttattttttaatctagcatactttaaaaaaaatgaaaagccGTAAAATATAATATGGCTGTTCGTGCAGGAACATTTATAGCAATTTTACCCCTGAAATGGAGGGTATGGGAAATTAATTACCTGGTCAAATTGAGGAACCATATTAGCAATATTGCGGCCGGCGAAGGCTTCTCCTGGTTTGAAATTCAAAACGACTGAAGGGCTTACTCGCGAATCCGAGCACGAAATCaccaaaaactgaaaaaaataatggattcaatttaatcattgttaaagaagaaaaaaaaacctaggaaaattaccattttcattgTCTATGATAGATTGATAGTATACCTTGGGATGCTGAGCTTCTGCAAGTTTCTCGAAACATTCTCGGTTTTTGCTGCCCAAAAAAGAATGCAGAAATTAGTGTGATTATCCGTTGGTGAGTTATTAGAGATGTAAGCTGGGAACATGTATATACGTACTCAAATATGTTGGTCTTGAAGAAGTGAAAGCCATCGTCAAGCCTTTGAGCATCATGGTCACAAGggggatgatgatgatgctctCTGCCTTGGAGCTCGGCGATAAGCTTCTCAACTTTGCTTTGAACCTCCTCATCCAGCCTTACTTCCTCACTGCaacccaatatatatatatatatatccacagCTAAGTATACGTATGTATAACAATGGAgctatatatgtgtgtgtgtgcgtGAAATGAAATGGAGAGTCTATATATACCTGATGAGAATCTTCCTCAGTCCTTCAACAACAACATCAGCAGAATATTGCTTCTCAGCCATTTGTATATATGCTCTCTTTTTCAGGTTTCACACCAAAAAGTTCACCAAATTAGCGAATTAGAATTAACTCTGAATCTTGGCATTAAGTTTTAGAgggtttagttaaaattttcaaaaattataatggACTTAATGAGAATTTCAAGAAATCTTGGACaatctaattaaatattcaaaactttgaagagcttaattgaaaatttccaaaatcccGAAGGActtgatgaaaattttcaaaaaattcaaggGGACCAAATTAAGAGCaatattattgcatgaaatAGATGTAGGTGCATgcataatcataaaatatcatataagaaatgaatcaaaaagaaatgaaatattgGTATTAGCTATAATAAACCAACTAACCTTCGAAGTTGAATTGGATAATATAAAAGCTTGTATGTGTATGTTTGATGCAGCTTCAGGCTTGTGGTATTTATAGGCTGATGAGTTTTCTCTTTGAAAAATTTGGTCACGTTTAATATGACAATAAAAATGTATTTAGGTAAGAGAAGGAACAAATGAACACGTCTCTTCCTTCCAGATATAATTGCATGTGGAATATGTAGAAAGAGAGTGAAAGATATAGTTTGGTCTGAAAATGGAAATTATCCCCAACTTATAgtcatatttattaataaatgtatttgtttatatgattttttttaaaatcaaaaatatttttatgtttctttttctaataatattatttataaagctTTAACTATAAAGGCTAGAAAATTGTTTTAGGgagtaaaagaatataaaattggGAGtttaaagtgcaattttatcatattaacttatgatttttaaaactaaatggACTCTATAAGGACCAAGGCCACTACCTGCTCctctccctccatctctgtaaaggttaaaatatgctataagtTCCTgcattcataaaaatttaaaattcagtcattgtacttttaattatatgaaTGTAGTCTATttacttttagattttaaaatttagatctaACTGTTGATACGTTAAAATTATCTTGTTAACTTCAAGttcattataatattaatttttagttacatacctaccaaatgagttttattttattttaaaataagtttagaatattaactaattaaatttaaaatttaaaaattagaaagtaAAGAggttaaattctaaatttatgaaaattaagagGTAGATTTTATGAAGATGCAAGTGTATATCTGCGaataattttctctaaaaacgAATAACATCATAAATCACAAAACTGAATAATAGACACGTTGATAAACTGCATCATACTCAATGGATTATAGGTATGACATTGACTAATTGCAGTTAAAAACATGGATTTAATGGCCTCGAGAAACACGCTTTTCTAAACTTGTATCAAAACCATGTGCTGCCATTTCTTCATTTCTTGTTTCACGTTAATAATTGTGATAAGATTGgaatttatatatgattttgaacttcattagttgatttatgtttttctttttttatgataCAAATAAAAGTAAGGTCCGAACAATTAACATGCTTAATGCAATTGAACTTTACTAtcacatgaaatttaatttatgtttatttaaaagcattaattaagttgatattattaattaatttagaaatcactaagaatttttaaatctttataaaatagttagtatttaatatattagcagctaaatattttaattatacaagcagaaatcaaaatatttgatatatttacaGTACAAgcaaacttataaatttatcatatatcttattttgtttatatatatttttacatatatattgatctactcaaaatttttctttaaaatattatcacaaATCTTGTTTTGATCGTACTTGCTTTTTTTTATACTACAACTTTAAGGAGCGTTACTTTTAAACTCTACCGATAAATGTAccgatttttataaaatatatagggtcactataattttaattattaaacttgatagctaaaattattttagtatctctaattttttatcaattttaatatttgaacttAAATTGCGTTAACAtgacataaaaatttatataaaatctaaaaaaattaggcAATGACTTCAAATAtcataataaacataattattagattaagaaaaaattacattaatccAAATATACAACAAGTTTGATTTATTTAAGCATGATTATGCGTTTTCCAATGAAAAAGTTGAcccattttcaatatttttaaaataaattaatttggatttattatttatttaaggataaataagcaattatatattttgaaccAAAAAGAAGTTTGaagaaattatatatcactagAATCTTGACCCCGAGCAGCATGTGTCTTGACTTGAAACCACATTTATTGCGACCGTATATTGGAAACAATAACAACGTCCACGTGCTAGGCACGATCTTGGTCAGAATAAAGAactttaaattgagtttaattcagtttaaatttaaattaaataattataaactaatttaatgtcaaaattttattgttaatatttaatacttTCTTTTTAGAACagtaaaatatgatatttgagTAAacat harbors:
- the LOC105765720 gene encoding carbonic anhydrase 2 isoform X3, which encodes MAEKQYSADVVVEGLRKILISEEVRLDEEVQSKVEKLIAELQGREHHHHPPCDHDAQRLDDGFHFFKTNIFDKNRECFEKLAEAQHPKFLVISCSDSRVSPSVVLNFKPGEAFAGRNIANMVPQFDQLRHTEIGSVIEYAVKELQVDNILIMGHSSCGGIKRLMSLPDQTQTYDFIDEWVKIGLPAKKKVLEEAGDLPCEQQITLCEKESVKNSMGNLLTYPFVRSAVVNGTLTLRGGYYDFVNGDFEQWKMCTKPCHPQ